A genomic segment from Calothrix sp. PCC 6303 encodes:
- a CDS encoding HNH endonuclease, whose translation MSTYISESLKNQIISADSSRCCYCLTTEANSGIPMTYDHIQPVSKNGENSFNNLCLACRTCNEFKGDATDAVDPLSGEAVSLFNPRTQTWSEHFSWSIDGTRVEGLTAIGRATIARLRMNNPVIIVARGRWVISGWHPPDD comes from the coding sequence GTGTCTACATATATTTCTGAAAGCTTAAAAAATCAAATTATTTCAGCAGACTCATCACGCTGTTGTTATTGCTTAACCACAGAAGCCAACAGTGGTATACCGATGACATATGACCATATTCAACCTGTTTCTAAAAATGGAGAAAATAGCTTTAACAATCTTTGTTTAGCTTGTCGTACATGCAATGAATTTAAAGGTGACGCTACAGATGCTGTTGACCCCTTATCTGGAGAAGCAGTAAGCCTTTTTAATCCTCGCACACAAACATGGTCTGAGCATTTTTCTTGGAGTATTGATGGCACAAGGGTAGAGGGTTTAACAGCGATTGGTAGAGCCACAATCGCACGTTTAAGAATGAATAATCCTGTTATAATTGTTGCCCGTGGGCGTTGGGTAATCAGCGGGTGGCACCCACCTGATGATTAA
- a CDS encoding helix-turn-helix domain-containing protein: MIKNEQQYQNAKEWLQQFEQSVADFDSNKNLQVDPKRWQLHRDSYQSQVDELKAEIVEYERLINCDNNQSITVKVESLNKLPEALIKARIASKISLYELAEILGIDEQRVKEYENTDYQCTSFIEILEVATALGVDFENAVLKVDFEEIEAVKRTAKKWYKSFRDVETKVS, from the coding sequence ATGATAAAAAATGAGCAACAATATCAAAATGCTAAAGAATGGTTACAGCAATTTGAACAGTCTGTAGCTGATTTTGATAGTAATAAAAATTTGCAAGTAGACCCCAAGCGTTGGCAATTACATCGAGATTCGTATCAGAGTCAAGTTGATGAGCTAAAAGCAGAAATAGTCGAATATGAAAGGTTGATTAATTGTGATAATAATCAATCAATAACAGTAAAAGTTGAAAGTTTAAATAAGCTTCCAGAGGCTTTGATTAAAGCTAGAATAGCTTCAAAAATAAGCCTTTATGAACTTGCTGAAATTTTAGGAATTGACGAGCAAAGAGTTAAGGAATACGAGAATACAGATTATCAATGTACTAGTTTTATAGAGATTTTGGAAGTTGCTACCGCTTTGGGTGTGGACTTTGAAAATGCTGTTTTAAAAGTTGATTTTGAGGAGATAGAAGCGGTTAAAAGAACTGCGAAGAAATGGTATAAATCATTTAGGGATGTTGAAACTAAAGTTTCGTAA
- a CDS encoding DUF4351 domain-containing protein: MTFAPLFKQEVKQLEERRAMKYVTSVERSGIEIGKKEHALSLVTRLLNRRVGNIDDTLLECLSGLSVEELDALGEALLDFSSMADLTNWLDRR, translated from the coding sequence ATGACTTTTGCACCATTGTTTAAACAAGAAGTCAAACAACTGGAGGAAAGACGGGCGATGAAATATGTTACTTCTGTTGAACGTAGCGGTATTGAAATAGGTAAAAAAGAACACGCATTATCATTAGTTACGCGCCTTCTCAATCGCCGTGTGGGTAATATTGACGACACCCTGCTTGAATGTCTAAGCGGGTTATCAGTTGAAGAGTTGGATGCATTGGGTGAAGCATTACTAGATTTTAGTTCGATGGCTGATTTAACTAATTGGTTGGATCGACGTTAG
- a CDS encoding DUF4351 domain-containing protein: MKYVTSVERSGIEIGKKEHALSIVTRQLNRRVGNIDDTLLEHLRGLSVEELDALGEALLDFSSMTDLTNWLEQH, encoded by the coding sequence ATGAAGTACGTTACTTCTGTTGAACGTAGCGGTATTGAAATAGGTAAAAAAGAACACGCATTATCAATAGTTACGCGGCAACTCAATCGCCGCGTAGGTAATATTGACGACACCCTGCTTGAACATCTACGCGGGTTATCAGTTGAAGAATTGGATGCATTGGGTGAAGCATTACTAGATTTTAGTTCGATGACTGATTTAACTAATTGGTTGGAGCAACATTAG
- a CDS encoding DEAD/DEAH box helicase family protein has product MSQNKQFQLEQDVIDVVLPSPQQSRQNLINLSCMGIGTLLLAASFYGTDIRYYEYSYQPTPFELRSHIQKHRDEAFRLDQEYKKQLTDWQQAKKIGWLTPKPIKPKYHVPTPSEALNQLQNDKSNYYLVPTWAVEANGETLPTNPEYRKGKLPKLPQEIAEKDGYGKPYLKTVNDAPYNPYKALLGFGAATCFGYVSVIANDRVRKLAIAIPLFRTKINEFWAKGIIQQRLNLEAWLDYGQVQARVNAGRAFGDALFAGDITEAEYTEIRESAERQAQMLTESLQTKALPGQSLDEINDPKNKVSAGDGDNTQNQVQNQVQIFRDRYLKLIKEHENGWLEALKFKPVIVSGDMGSGKTSFTAALALLRFICWGIKPAMVLDPHAHQNTAEKWVFLEKLQARIYGGEQDWENINEGIQAIFERWKTRTEKDAWESIIIDELTTYSEQEPCAKTAPKLMQGVIGNPRKAHDAMILITHSNTNAGTGGSSGFSDAKKTGTIEIKLRSTNDMTPLYKGELIGYKDAEGKVLPDFQITIPEWLNPAKLYGAIAITANAEIEMKKQHQEKYQDDDIPAEELPNNLWKAAVQRLNDLLSQDAPKQPNDSNQSSNNNSTRDNHQSPNTNSAQDNHNSSNINPLENNHQSSNPNPIEDNYQSSKNNHLEDDNQLFDKHQSSDTNHSSDKNNLSNLSEQAQAFIKYMKQQNLISIKVRDAYRNFRFNKIRPNASEMKAIMQEIENANIGKLVDGIFTIY; this is encoded by the coding sequence ATGTCACAAAACAAACAATTCCAACTCGAACAAGATGTAATCGATGTGGTACTGCCCAGCCCCCAACAATCGCGCCAAAACCTAATCAACCTTAGTTGTATGGGCATCGGTACTCTACTCCTCGCCGCCTCCTTCTACGGTACTGACATCAGATACTATGAATACTCATATCAACCCACACCCTTTGAATTACGCAGCCACATCCAAAAGCACCGAGACGAAGCTTTTAGGCTAGACCAAGAATATAAAAAACAACTAACAGACTGGCAGCAAGCAAAAAAGATAGGTTGGCTGACCCCCAAACCCATCAAGCCCAAATACCATGTTCCCACCCCATCCGAAGCGTTAAACCAGCTTCAAAACGATAAATCGAACTACTACCTAGTCCCTACCTGGGCAGTAGAAGCAAACGGCGAGACTTTACCCACCAATCCCGAATATAGAAAGGGTAAATTACCAAAACTACCCCAAGAAATCGCCGAGAAAGACGGTTACGGCAAACCTTACCTCAAAACAGTCAACGATGCACCTTACAACCCTTACAAGGCACTTCTAGGTTTTGGTGCTGCGACGTGTTTCGGGTATGTTTCCGTTATTGCTAACGACAGAGTACGTAAACTAGCGATCGCAATTCCCCTATTCCGCACCAAAATTAACGAATTCTGGGCAAAAGGCATTATCCAACAGCGCTTAAATCTTGAAGCTTGGCTAGATTACGGGCAAGTTCAAGCACGGGTAAACGCAGGTAGAGCTTTTGGAGATGCCCTGTTTGCCGGAGATATCACCGAAGCTGAATATACCGAAATTCGAGAATCGGCGGAACGACAGGCACAAATGCTCACCGAATCCCTACAAACTAAAGCATTGCCGGGACAATCGCTCGACGAGATAAATGACCCCAAAAACAAAGTATCGGCTGGTGATGGGGATAACACCCAAAATCAGGTACAAAACCAGGTGCAAATTTTCCGCGATCGCTATCTCAAACTCATCAAAGAACACGAAAATGGCTGGCTCGAAGCCCTGAAATTCAAACCTGTTATCGTTTCTGGGGACATGGGCAGTGGTAAAACCAGCTTTACCGCAGCTTTGGCACTGTTACGCTTTATTTGCTGGGGAATCAAGCCAGCGATGGTGTTAGACCCCCACGCACACCAAAACACGGCGGAAAAATGGGTATTTCTAGAAAAACTCCAAGCACGAATCTACGGTGGGGAACAGGATTGGGAAAATATTAATGAGGGTATACAAGCTATTTTTGAGCGGTGGAAAACACGTACAGAAAAAGACGCTTGGGAGTCAATAATTATTGACGAATTAACCACCTATAGCGAACAAGAACCCTGTGCCAAAACTGCCCCCAAATTGATGCAGGGAGTAATCGGCAACCCCCGCAAAGCCCACGACGCAATGATATTAATCACCCACAGCAACACTAACGCGGGCACGGGTGGTTCGAGCGGTTTTAGCGATGCGAAAAAAACGGGGACGATTGAAATTAAACTGCGCTCGACTAATGACATGACACCTCTTTATAAAGGGGAATTAATTGGTTACAAAGACGCAGAGGGTAAAGTATTACCCGACTTTCAAATAACTATTCCTGAGTGGTTAAATCCAGCCAAACTTTACGGAGCCATAGCAATAACTGCTAACGCGGAAATAGAAATGAAAAAGCAACATCAAGAAAAATACCAGGATGATGATATACCTGCCGAAGAATTGCCAAATAATTTGTGGAAAGCTGCGGTACAAAGATTAAATGATTTGCTATCTCAAGATGCACCAAAGCAGCCCAACGATTCTAATCAATCATCAAATAACAACTCGACACGAGATAATCATCAATCACCAAATACTAACTCAGCACAAGATAACCATAATTCATCAAATATTAACCCTTTAGAAAATAACCATCAATCATCGAATCCTAATCCTATAGAAGATAATTATCAATCCTCAAAAAACAATCATTTAGAAGACGATAATCAATTATTCGATAAGCATCAATCATCAGATACTAATCATTCATCAGATAAAAATAATCTCTCTAATCTCAGCGAACAAGCACAAGCATTTATCAAATATATGAAACAACAAAATCTTATTAGCATCAAAGTTCGTGACGCTTATCGTAACTTTAGGTTCAATAAAATTAGACCAAATGCCTCGGAGATGAAAGCAATTATGCAAGAGATTGAAAATGCAAATATAGGAAAGCTAGTTGATGGTATATTTACCATTTACTAA
- a CDS encoding ParM/StbA family protein, translated as MTVTPMYHVTPNPDHLLKRQVAALDAGNRTTQWITPTGQVMTIPSVIKHLEPWEDTPEIDDESVQIEVIKDGDTTSRFAIGTEAQVQKGTPAFEVNKVELAKHFIYAALEAMPGQNTVVIECLRIALPDTRHTENFALLKELEGVYEFIRNGQRLYTSVRHVEPVDETRAAYRYAVRSGLFKSPKSVNGILDLGGGTGIGRLYSPNGSLNRQADAIVPGTYALAEKIDAALLPTTGFSQNLGLIMDAIASGSFVIGTSGISFAHLFEKCRDAWLSEIRGKLRTKWGQYFSEIGEVLIIGGSAPLAKPIQESTNGRFKVAPSPQTISIQGMLL; from the coding sequence ATGACAGTCACACCGATGTATCACGTCACGCCAAATCCCGACCACCTCTTAAAGCGACAAGTAGCAGCACTAGACGCAGGCAACCGCACCACTCAATGGATTACCCCCACAGGGCAAGTAATGACCATTCCCTCAGTCATCAAGCATCTAGAACCTTGGGAAGACACCCCAGAAATCGATGATGAATCCGTTCAAATCGAGGTGATAAAAGATGGTGACACTACTTCCCGCTTTGCTATCGGTACAGAAGCCCAAGTACAAAAAGGCACTCCAGCATTTGAAGTTAACAAAGTCGAACTTGCCAAACACTTCATCTATGCAGCTTTAGAGGCAATGCCCGGTCAAAATACCGTGGTAATCGAATGTCTGCGTATTGCCCTCCCAGATACCCGCCACACCGAAAACTTCGCATTGCTCAAAGAACTTGAGGGTGTTTACGAGTTTATCCGTAATGGTCAGCGCCTTTATACCAGCGTTCGCCACGTCGAACCAGTGGACGAAACCCGCGCTGCTTACCGCTATGCCGTTAGAAGTGGGCTGTTTAAAAGTCCTAAATCTGTAAACGGGATACTCGACCTGGGTGGGGGTACAGGTATCGGACGGCTGTATTCCCCCAACGGCTCCCTCAACCGTCAAGCCGATGCGATTGTTCCCGGTACTTATGCTCTCGCCGAAAAAATTGACGCTGCCCTGCTACCAACTACTGGATTTAGCCAGAATTTGGGCTTGATTATGGACGCGATCGCATCAGGCAGTTTCGTTATTGGCACCAGTGGTATCAGCTTTGCCCATTTATTTGAAAAGTGCAGAGATGCATGGCTTTCTGAGATTCGGGGCAAACTGCGGACAAAATGGGGACAATACTTCTCGGAAATAGGGGAAGTGTTGATTATTGGCGGCTCTGCTCCCCTGGCGAAACCAATTCAGGAGTCCACCAACGGACGATTTAAAGTTGCACCCAGTCCCCAGACCATTTCGATTCAGGGGATGCTGCTATGA
- a CDS encoding GIY-YIG nuclease family protein, whose translation MSLAEINPLNLPSLPLNERSHLPDCPAIYFVMQGEDILYIGKTINLVQRWVDHHKWNQLIALGTPVTIAWLECSDKNLLTQVETALIRQFAPKLNGYVTDKKKDPNYGFLRGLVPQNLLKKFKIYCVENGIDNSQGLENLLREYFEWKDQQTKSSKTQNTKEEN comes from the coding sequence ATGAGTCTTGCTGAAATAAATCCGTTAAATTTGCCTTCTCTGCCACTAAACGAGCGATCGCATCTCCCCGACTGCCCAGCTATCTACTTTGTTATGCAAGGCGAAGATATTTTATACATCGGTAAAACTATCAACCTTGTGCAACGATGGGTAGACCATCACAAGTGGAACCAATTAATAGCACTCGGTACTCCTGTCACAATTGCTTGGCTTGAATGTAGTGATAAAAATTTACTCACTCAAGTTGAAACAGCCTTAATAAGACAGTTTGCACCCAAACTAAATGGGTATGTGACCGATAAGAAAAAAGACCCAAACTACGGTTTCTTAAGGGGGTTAGTACCGCAAAACCTACTTAAAAAATTCAAAATTTATTGCGTAGAGAATGGCATTGACAATAGTCAAGGCTTGGAGAACCTATTAAGAGAATACTTTGAGTGGAAAGACCAGCAAACGAAATCCTCTAAAACTCAAAACACCAAGGAGGAGAACTGA
- a CDS encoding helix-turn-helix domain-containing protein has product MSDRDSPANFKQTTIELIEEFLIKRITQIAPDYLKREIILSDGLLKGEPNFLEQFFQIPDGFWDMGYSWFQHHKSMNWTGQELHDFLVNEMRPSMDLFQDVESDKLFILAARKPREEKPKSGRKKSPSRNKFENTVPFVEPYEYMQSLIDSMHEVCALRVAAELIQSMNLDNLSLSTLQNLLEVTSKLAPNTEEALPEITGFPTPVPLRAGLESHYRRDKWKKDTNNYAVFESTSKSNPRNRVEVYIGGEKDGDILAWEAALQVIDLMGIDAAKLQLVFASYAFNSSLNNQIKFTLKGTEVIKQIGWDKKHRLTVPEKLAKLASITFHLGRMLMECTWVEGKPKGDKVDVSVSISPLWVIEVDARGQKNIFTGKVDNPEEVYINVSPGPWAEKWLNRMGMKAGIALHQFGWLATEILKIDPYHDELALKLAIHLTMISRIKLQNKNQYEHKVGSLLEAVELEARIDKAHQDFRESYNLKQRWDSALALLMSMNWQVIFDDTSYPKWIRPNSKAKKPSNWRKEKIIDRLWKARLTIMPPDPIPALLSRRTEPLLKLSPVSRTTTKSLAPLTVSQVRTAREVKGWSQRELATCLGVSQKLVSMIERGDRTITPKLEAKLRKVLEIPD; this is encoded by the coding sequence ATGTCAGATCGAGATAGTCCAGCTAATTTCAAACAAACAACTATCGAATTGATAGAAGAGTTTCTCATCAAGAGAATTACTCAAATAGCACCAGATTATCTTAAAAGAGAAATCATTTTAAGTGATGGTCTTTTAAAGGGGGAGCCAAATTTTTTAGAACAGTTTTTTCAAATCCCCGATGGATTTTGGGATATGGGCTACTCATGGTTCCAACATCATAAATCTATGAATTGGACGGGTCAAGAATTGCATGATTTTTTAGTAAATGAAATGCGCCCGTCTATGGATTTATTTCAAGATGTGGAATCGGATAAGCTTTTCATTTTAGCTGCGAGAAAACCTAGAGAAGAAAAGCCTAAATCTGGAAGAAAAAAATCTCCTAGTCGAAACAAATTTGAAAATACCGTTCCGTTCGTCGAGCCTTACGAATATATGCAGAGTCTTATTGACTCTATGCATGAGGTTTGCGCCCTGAGAGTTGCAGCTGAGTTAATCCAAAGTATGAACTTGGATAACCTCAGTTTATCAACTCTACAAAATCTATTAGAAGTTACGTCAAAATTAGCTCCAAATACTGAAGAAGCACTTCCTGAAATTACAGGTTTCCCAACACCAGTCCCTCTAAGGGCAGGGCTAGAATCTCACTATCGACGCGATAAATGGAAAAAAGATACCAACAACTATGCTGTTTTTGAATCTACTAGTAAAAGCAACCCCAGAAACCGAGTCGAAGTCTACATAGGTGGAGAAAAAGATGGCGATATTTTAGCATGGGAAGCTGCCCTACAAGTAATTGATTTAATGGGGATTGATGCAGCAAAGCTTCAGTTAGTTTTTGCATCTTATGCTTTTAATTCCAGCCTCAACAATCAAATCAAATTTACATTAAAAGGTACGGAAGTAATTAAGCAAATAGGATGGGATAAAAAGCATCGTTTAACTGTACCTGAAAAACTAGCAAAACTTGCTAGCATCACCTTTCATTTAGGGCGAATGTTGATGGAATGTACCTGGGTTGAAGGCAAGCCAAAAGGTGACAAAGTTGATGTCAGTGTTAGCATTTCTCCCCTATGGGTCATTGAGGTCGATGCTAGAGGACAGAAGAATATATTCACAGGAAAAGTTGATAATCCTGAAGAGGTTTATATCAATGTAAGTCCTGGTCCTTGGGCAGAAAAATGGCTAAACAGGATGGGCATGAAAGCAGGTATTGCACTGCATCAATTTGGGTGGTTAGCCACAGAAATCCTAAAAATTGACCCCTACCACGATGAATTGGCGCTAAAACTAGCAATCCATCTCACAATGATTAGCCGCATCAAATTACAAAACAAAAATCAATACGAACATAAAGTTGGCAGTTTGTTAGAAGCTGTGGAACTGGAAGCCCGAATTGATAAAGCACATCAAGATTTCCGGGAATCCTACAACCTCAAACAAAGATGGGATAGCGCCTTGGCTTTATTAATGAGCATGAATTGGCAGGTCATCTTTGACGATACCAGCTATCCCAAATGGATCAGACCCAACAGCAAAGCCAAAAAACCTTCTAACTGGAGGAAAGAAAAAATCATCGACCGACTGTGGAAAGCCAGACTCACAATTATGCCACCAGACCCCATTCCCGCGCTTCTATCACGCAGAACTGAACCATTATTAAAACTCAGCCCAGTCTCACGTACTACCACCAAATCATTAGCACCACTGACAGTTTCACAGGTGCGTACTGCCCGTGAAGTCAAAGGATGGAGCCAAAGGGAATTGGCTACGTGCTTGGGAGTATCGCAAAAGTTGGTATCCATGATTGAACGCGGCGATCGCACTATTACTCCCAAATTGGAAGCTAAATTGAGAAAAGTATTGGAAATTCCAGACTAG